From Deferrisoma camini S3R1, the proteins below share one genomic window:
- a CDS encoding FAD-dependent oxidoreductase — MDEALNEQTGQGSDTALVVGGGLAGMQAALVLAEQGRRVVLVEARPALGGFFPLLDNQFPTQSCGVCFMACDTPTYCPFVQCELHPNVEVVTFAAVEGVERDAEGRFRVRIAQRPTCVDPDACTDCGACEEVCPVSVPREFGDGLETRKAVFRYYPKAVGKAYVVDPDACTRCGKCVEACDPGAIDLDAEPREVVVEAGAVVLAPGADAFPASRKEELGYGRYPNVLSAVRFERMLAAGSPSSGRPVRPSDGRPPRSIAFVQCVGSRDAEGGQGHCSSVCCMFALKQALFAKERLPEAEVTVYYMDLRTFGKGYEAYLRRAEAAGIRFVRAVPSVVREVPGSRDLLLQVAGEGPASAEVPHDLVVLSTGFCPGTAGQDLLRAFGAEPDASGFGGGPEFEPCATAVPGVYLAGAFREPRDIPESVLDGARAAALAAERLGAADAAEGPRLPAPADFRGEEPRVAVVLCECEGFNTDRADFDALDRAAREVPGVVAVERVAHACSRAGLEEVRNRFAAAEANRLVLGACSHRIVEQLVRGVLRRSGFHPGLVTVANLREACLEAGGGTRAAADAVAAAVREAWYAGFPELRSESLERTVLVVGGGAAGMEAALRLAGLGLSVHLVEKEPALGGNLATSRFTLRGGDPQALREDLAARVEAHPAVKVHLGTRVEAATGRLGAFRSVLRTPEGEVELLHGAVVLATGAREAEPRSYGYGQSPRIVTQKEFEALLAEGRVPEGRVVMIQCVESREEAEGCRPWCSRVCCTHALKNARRLLDLHPGAGITVLYRDLRAYGTYEAQYRDARDRGVVFVPYDLDRRPRVEPDGERVRVRYTDPALGQEVTEEADWVVLSVGMAPDAAENARLADLYGVEVDAHGFFREKNPKAALADATRPGVYLAGLCHGPKHIEESLVHAGAAAGRCAAVVGRGARPVSENVSYVVEKICSRCGVCVEVCPYGARSLDMDENVARVDPVLCRACGACTMACPNKAAQQYGSSPKQMLMALDELLG, encoded by the coding sequence ATGGATGAGGCGTTGAACGAACAGACCGGGCAGGGCTCCGACACCGCGCTGGTGGTGGGCGGCGGGCTCGCGGGCATGCAGGCCGCCCTGGTGCTGGCCGAGCAGGGCCGGAGGGTGGTGCTGGTGGAGGCGCGGCCGGCCCTGGGCGGGTTCTTCCCGCTCCTGGACAACCAGTTCCCCACCCAGTCGTGCGGGGTGTGCTTCATGGCCTGCGACACCCCCACCTACTGCCCGTTCGTCCAGTGCGAGCTCCACCCCAACGTGGAGGTGGTGACCTTTGCCGCCGTGGAGGGGGTGGAGCGGGACGCCGAGGGCCGGTTCCGGGTGCGGATCGCGCAGCGGCCCACCTGCGTGGACCCGGACGCCTGCACCGACTGCGGGGCCTGCGAAGAGGTGTGCCCGGTCTCGGTGCCCCGGGAGTTCGGCGATGGGCTCGAGACCCGCAAGGCCGTGTTCCGGTACTACCCCAAGGCCGTGGGCAAGGCCTACGTGGTCGACCCCGACGCCTGCACCCGATGCGGCAAGTGCGTGGAGGCCTGTGATCCCGGGGCCATCGATCTCGACGCAGAGCCCCGGGAGGTCGTGGTCGAGGCCGGGGCCGTGGTGCTGGCGCCGGGCGCCGACGCGTTCCCGGCCAGCCGCAAGGAGGAGCTCGGGTACGGCCGGTACCCCAACGTGCTCTCCGCGGTGCGGTTCGAGCGGATGCTTGCCGCGGGCAGCCCCTCGTCGGGCCGGCCGGTGCGGCCCTCGGACGGCCGCCCGCCCCGGAGCATCGCGTTCGTCCAGTGCGTGGGCAGCCGCGACGCCGAGGGCGGCCAGGGCCACTGCTCCTCGGTGTGCTGCATGTTCGCCCTGAAGCAGGCCCTGTTCGCCAAGGAGCGGCTCCCCGAGGCCGAGGTCACGGTGTACTACATGGACCTGCGGACCTTCGGCAAGGGCTACGAGGCGTACCTGCGCCGGGCCGAGGCCGCGGGCATCCGGTTCGTGCGGGCCGTGCCGTCGGTGGTGCGCGAGGTGCCGGGGAGCCGGGACCTGCTCCTCCAGGTGGCGGGCGAGGGCCCGGCCAGCGCCGAGGTGCCCCACGACCTGGTGGTGCTGTCCACCGGGTTCTGCCCCGGCACGGCCGGCCAGGACCTGCTGCGGGCCTTCGGCGCGGAGCCGGACGCCTCGGGGTTCGGCGGCGGGCCCGAGTTCGAGCCCTGCGCCACGGCCGTGCCGGGGGTGTACCTGGCCGGGGCGTTCCGGGAGCCCCGGGACATCCCCGAGTCGGTGCTCGACGGCGCCCGGGCCGCGGCCCTGGCGGCCGAGCGGCTGGGTGCGGCCGATGCGGCCGAGGGGCCCCGGCTCCCGGCGCCGGCCGACTTCCGGGGCGAGGAGCCCCGGGTGGCCGTGGTCCTGTGCGAGTGCGAGGGGTTCAACACCGACCGGGCCGACTTCGACGCCCTGGACCGGGCCGCCCGAGAGGTGCCCGGGGTGGTGGCCGTGGAGCGGGTGGCCCATGCCTGCTCCCGGGCCGGCCTCGAGGAGGTGCGCAACCGGTTCGCGGCGGCCGAGGCCAACCGCCTGGTGCTCGGCGCCTGCTCCCACCGGATCGTCGAGCAGCTGGTGAGGGGCGTGCTCCGCCGCAGCGGGTTCCACCCGGGGCTGGTGACCGTGGCGAACCTGCGCGAGGCCTGCCTCGAGGCCGGGGGCGGCACCCGGGCCGCGGCCGACGCCGTGGCCGCGGCGGTGCGCGAGGCGTGGTACGCCGGGTTCCCCGAGCTGCGCTCCGAGAGCCTGGAGCGCACGGTGCTCGTGGTGGGCGGCGGTGCGGCCGGCATGGAGGCGGCGCTCCGCCTGGCCGGCCTGGGCCTGTCGGTGCACCTGGTGGAGAAGGAGCCGGCCCTGGGCGGAAACCTGGCCACGTCCCGGTTCACCCTGCGGGGCGGCGACCCCCAGGCGCTGCGCGAGGATCTGGCCGCCCGGGTCGAGGCCCACCCGGCCGTGAAGGTGCACCTGGGCACCCGGGTCGAGGCGGCCACGGGCCGGCTGGGCGCGTTTCGCTCGGTGCTCCGGACCCCCGAGGGCGAGGTGGAGCTGCTCCACGGCGCGGTGGTGCTGGCCACCGGCGCCCGGGAGGCCGAGCCCCGGTCCTACGGCTATGGCCAGAGCCCCCGCATCGTGACCCAGAAGGAGTTCGAGGCCCTGCTGGCCGAGGGCCGGGTCCCGGAGGGCCGGGTGGTGATGATCCAGTGCGTGGAGAGCCGGGAGGAGGCCGAGGGGTGCCGCCCCTGGTGCTCCCGGGTGTGCTGCACCCACGCCCTCAAGAACGCCCGGCGGCTCCTGGACCTCCACCCCGGCGCGGGGATCACCGTGCTGTACCGGGACCTCCGGGCCTACGGCACGTACGAGGCCCAGTACCGGGACGCCCGGGACCGGGGGGTGGTGTTCGTGCCCTACGACCTCGACCGCCGGCCCCGGGTGGAGCCGGACGGCGAGCGGGTGCGGGTGCGCTACACCGACCCGGCCCTGGGCCAAGAGGTCACCGAGGAGGCCGACTGGGTGGTCCTTTCGGTGGGCATGGCGCCCGACGCGGCCGAAAACGCCCGCCTGGCCGACCTGTACGGGGTCGAGGTGGATGCCCACGGGTTCTTCCGCGAGAAGAACCCCAAGGCCGCCCTGGCCGACGCGACCCGCCCCGGGGTGTACCTGGCCGGGCTCTGCCACGGCCCCAAGCACATCGAAGAGAGCCTGGTGCACGCGGGCGCGGCCGCGGGCCGGTGCGCCGCCGTGGTGGGCCGGGGGGCGCGGCCGGTGTCCGAGAACGTGTCGTACGTGGTGGAGAAGATCTGCTCCCGGTGCGGGGTGTGCGTGGAGGTGTGCCCCTACGGCGCCCGCAGCCTCGACATGGACGAGAACGTGGCCCGGGTCGATCCGGTGCTGTGCCGGGCCTGCGGGGCCTGCACCATGGCGTGCCCCAACAAGGCGGCCCAACAGTACGGCTCGAGCCCCAAGCAGATGCTCATGGCGCTGGACGAGCTTTTGGGATGA
- a CDS encoding CoB--CoM heterodisulfide reductase iron-sulfur subunit B family protein — protein MADKQRTREPSSFLASQPSSTQRELSYYPGCTAHSTAWEFNESTEGVFRALGWRLRELPDWNCCGGASAHTMDRVVGLGLPARNLAIAQRMGRDVLVPCAGCYNNVQKARVALEAGDPDARKIEDTLGFRWGKGVGVLSLLDWLERPGVIEALKAGVKRPLQGLKVVAYYGCQLVRPPRVTGRRSWENPTTLERACEAVGAQALDWSYKVDCCGADLGITHPDRAEALCSGLVARAREAGAQAVVVSCGLCQANLDMRQKGQGLPVLYVTELLGAALGVPGREKWWKKHLVDPSPLFR, from the coding sequence GTGGCAGACAAGCAAAGGACTAGAGAGCCTTCCAGCTTTCTAGCTTCCCAGCCTTCCAGCACCCAAAGGGAGCTTTCTTACTACCCGGGCTGTACCGCCCACTCCACGGCGTGGGAGTTCAACGAGTCCACCGAGGGGGTGTTCCGCGCCCTGGGGTGGAGGCTGCGGGAGCTGCCCGACTGGAACTGCTGCGGGGGGGCGTCGGCGCACACCATGGACCGGGTGGTGGGCCTGGGGCTCCCGGCCCGCAACCTGGCCATCGCCCAGCGCATGGGCCGGGACGTGCTGGTGCCCTGCGCCGGGTGCTACAACAACGTGCAGAAGGCCCGGGTCGCCCTGGAGGCGGGCGACCCCGACGCCCGGAAGATCGAGGACACCCTGGGGTTCCGGTGGGGCAAGGGCGTGGGCGTGCTGAGCCTGCTCGACTGGCTGGAGCGGCCCGGGGTGATCGAGGCGTTGAAGGCCGGGGTGAAGCGGCCGCTCCAGGGCCTCAAGGTCGTTGCTTACTACGGCTGCCAACTGGTGCGGCCGCCCAGGGTGACCGGCCGGCGCTCGTGGGAGAACCCCACCACCCTGGAGCGGGCCTGCGAGGCCGTGGGGGCCCAGGCCCTGGACTGGTCGTACAAGGTGGACTGCTGCGGCGCGGACCTGGGCATCACCCACCCCGACCGGGCCGAGGCCCTGTGCTCGGGGCTCGTGGCCCGGGCCCGGGAGGCCGGGGCCCAGGCGGTGGTGGTGTCGTGCGGGCTGTGCCAGGCCAACCTGGACATGCGCCAGAAAGGCCAGGGCCTGCCGGTTCTCTACGTCACCGAGCTCCTGGGCGCGGCCCTGGGGGTCCCGGGCAGGGAGAAGTGGTGGAAGAAGCACCTGGTGGACCCGTCGCCGCTGTTTCGGTGA
- a CDS encoding 4Fe-4S dicluster domain-containing protein — translation MHPFATEVQELSGQNLSRCYQCKKCTAGCPTVSWYEWPNHGVVRMIQRGMRDALLGSKTIWMCVGCDTCGTRCPNGIYLGPIMDALRSLARREGRRVPEPAVLAFHEAFLASARRFGRVHEATMLAAYKLKTRDFLTDLGVGLKLFAKGKIPVLPKGIQGKAEVEKIFRLGS, via the coding sequence ATGCATCCTTTTGCGACAGAGGTCCAGGAGCTGAGCGGGCAGAACCTGAGCCGGTGCTACCAGTGCAAGAAGTGCACGGCCGGGTGCCCCACCGTGTCCTGGTATGAGTGGCCCAACCACGGCGTGGTGCGCATGATCCAGCGGGGCATGCGCGACGCGCTGCTCGGCTCGAAGACCATCTGGATGTGCGTGGGCTGCGACACCTGCGGCACCCGGTGCCCCAACGGCATCTACCTGGGCCCCATCATGGACGCCCTGCGGTCGCTGGCCCGCCGGGAGGGCCGGCGGGTGCCCGAGCCGGCCGTGCTCGCGTTCCACGAGGCGTTCCTGGCGAGCGCCCGCCGGTTCGGCCGGGTGCACGAGGCCACCATGCTCGCGGCCTACAAGCTCAAGACCCGCGACTTCCTCACGGACCTGGGCGTGGGCCTGAAGCTGTTCGCCAAGGGCAAGATCCCGGTGCTGCCCAAGGGCATCCAGGGCAAGGCGGAGGTGGAGAAGATTTTTCGGCTGGGCAGCTAG
- a CDS encoding CoB--CoM heterodisulfide reductase iron-sulfur subunit A family protein, with the protein MARIGVFICWCGSNIAGTVDVDRLVEMLRRVPDVVHAENYMYMCSDPGQDRVKTGIREHRLDRVVVASCSPRMHETTFRRAAASVGLNPYLVEIANIREQCSWVHQGDKEAATRKAFHIIQATLEKVRRNAALEAIRVPLTKRALVVGAGIAGITAALELADAGFETLVVERLPEPGGNVRRLYKTFPFHEDARDILGPRVEALRNHPKVRLFTSSRVTAVEGYVGNFRVEIATEDSVPVEETVGAIVVATGYRLYPVERMGEYGAGEIPDVIDALRFEELLREAAEGGRPVARPSDGRPVRDVVFIQCSGSRDPENHKPYCSRVCCLYTNKQARLFRDLTPEGRAVVSFMDVRTDCKLTEEYCQRNIEEAGLVYVRGRVSRVWQEGDRLRLWTADTLTGEKIELDADLVVLAQAVEPAPGFEEVSSLMRAGVDQNGFFQESHIKLRPVESSTRGVYLAGAGQYPKDITDSVAQAMATASKIQSLFAAEELSQDPLVAAVDPDRCSACGLCVPICPYGAREVDRAVGHSRVNEALCQGCGACVAVCPNKACRLKNDSPEQVIGEIEVFTAGQPDG; encoded by the coding sequence ATGGCCCGGATCGGTGTGTTCATCTGCTGGTGTGGCTCCAACATCGCGGGCACGGTGGACGTGGACCGCCTGGTGGAGATGCTCCGCCGCGTGCCCGACGTGGTCCACGCCGAGAACTACATGTACATGTGCTCCGACCCGGGGCAGGACCGGGTGAAGACCGGCATCCGGGAGCACCGGCTCGACCGGGTGGTGGTGGCGTCGTGCTCGCCCCGGATGCACGAGACCACGTTCCGCCGGGCCGCGGCATCGGTGGGGCTGAACCCCTACCTGGTGGAGATCGCCAACATCCGGGAGCAGTGCTCCTGGGTCCATCAGGGGGACAAGGAGGCCGCCACCCGCAAGGCCTTCCACATCATCCAGGCCACCCTCGAGAAGGTGCGCCGCAACGCGGCCCTGGAGGCGATCCGGGTGCCCCTGACCAAGCGGGCCCTGGTGGTGGGCGCGGGCATCGCGGGCATCACCGCGGCCCTCGAGCTGGCCGACGCCGGGTTCGAGACCCTGGTGGTGGAGCGGCTGCCAGAGCCCGGGGGCAACGTGCGGCGGCTCTACAAGACCTTCCCGTTCCACGAGGACGCCCGCGACATTCTGGGGCCCCGGGTCGAGGCCCTGCGCAACCACCCGAAGGTGCGGCTGTTCACCTCGAGCCGGGTCACCGCGGTCGAGGGGTACGTGGGCAACTTCCGGGTGGAGATCGCCACCGAGGACTCCGTGCCGGTGGAGGAGACCGTGGGCGCGATCGTGGTGGCCACGGGGTACCGGCTGTACCCGGTGGAGCGGATGGGGGAGTATGGGGCCGGCGAGATCCCGGACGTGATCGACGCCCTGCGGTTCGAGGAGCTCCTGCGCGAGGCGGCCGAGGGCGGCCGGCCCGTGGCCCGACCCTCGGACGGCCGACCCGTGCGGGACGTGGTGTTCATCCAGTGCTCGGGCAGCCGGGACCCCGAGAACCACAAGCCCTACTGCTCGCGGGTGTGCTGCCTGTACACCAACAAGCAGGCCCGCCTGTTTCGGGACCTCACCCCGGAGGGCCGAGCCGTGGTGTCGTTCATGGACGTGCGCACGGACTGCAAGCTCACCGAGGAGTACTGCCAGCGCAACATCGAGGAGGCGGGCCTGGTGTACGTGCGGGGCCGGGTGAGCCGGGTGTGGCAGGAGGGGGACCGGCTGCGGCTGTGGACCGCCGACACCCTGACCGGCGAGAAGATCGAGCTCGACGCCGACCTGGTGGTGCTGGCCCAGGCCGTGGAGCCGGCCCCGGGGTTCGAGGAGGTGTCGAGCCTCATGCGGGCGGGGGTGGACCAGAACGGGTTCTTCCAGGAGAGCCACATCAAGCTGCGGCCGGTGGAGAGCTCCACCCGGGGGGTGTACCTGGCGGGCGCGGGCCAGTACCCCAAGGACATCACCGACTCGGTGGCCCAGGCCATGGCCACGGCCTCGAAGATCCAGAGCCTGTTCGCGGCCGAGGAGCTGAGCCAGGATCCCCTGGTGGCGGCCGTGGACCCGGACCGGTGCTCGGCCTGCGGCCTGTGCGTGCCCATCTGCCCCTACGGCGCCCGCGAGGTGGACCGGGCCGTGGGCCACAGCCGGGTGAACGAGGCCCTGTGCCAGGGCTGCGGCGCCTGCGTGGCCGTGTGCCCCAACAAGGCCTGCCGGCTCAAGAACGACAGCCCCGAGCAGGTGATCGGCGAGATCGAGGTGTTTACGGCTGGGCAGCCGGACGGCTAG
- a CDS encoding CoB--CoM heterodisulfide reductase iron-sulfur subunit A family protein, whose translation MATKRVLVIGGGIAGITAAIDLADAGHEVVLVERLPSVGGRMLQLSETFPTLDCAQCTLTPRTVETGQHPNIRLHVYSEVVGFEGEPGAFRVRIRHKPSYVDWAKCTGCGACQEKCPSKVKTNPFERGVGVKKAIYTLSPQAVPNKPVIDAENCRYLTRGKCGVCAKVCPVGAIEYEQAESFSEEEVAAVVVATGFDLYPLSAMAEYGAGQVPDVIDALAMERMLSASGPTAGKVLRPSDGTEPKHVVFIQCSGSRDPENHRPYCSRICCMYSAKHARLYRHKVHDGRATLFYMDLRCTGKGYEEFLQQSTEEEGLVYVRGRVSRIFREDGRVVVWGADTLSGQALEVRADMVVLAQALVPNPEQAELARVLGIEVDENGFFRETHYKVGSTDTVREGVFVAGCAQGPRDIADTVAHASAAASRVQGFLKRLGG comes from the coding sequence ATGGCGACGAAACGGGTACTGGTCATCGGAGGCGGCATCGCGGGCATCACGGCGGCCATCGACCTGGCCGACGCGGGCCACGAGGTGGTGCTGGTGGAGCGGCTCCCCAGCGTGGGCGGCCGCATGCTCCAGCTCTCCGAGACGTTCCCGACCCTGGACTGCGCCCAGTGCACGCTGACCCCCCGCACGGTGGAGACCGGTCAGCACCCCAACATCCGGCTCCACGTGTACTCCGAGGTGGTGGGGTTCGAGGGCGAGCCGGGCGCGTTCCGGGTACGGATCCGGCACAAGCCCTCCTACGTGGACTGGGCCAAGTGCACCGGGTGCGGCGCGTGCCAGGAGAAGTGCCCCTCCAAGGTCAAGACCAACCCCTTCGAACGGGGCGTGGGGGTCAAGAAGGCGATCTACACCCTGTCGCCCCAGGCCGTGCCCAACAAGCCCGTGATCGACGCCGAAAACTGCCGGTACCTGACCCGGGGCAAGTGCGGGGTGTGCGCCAAGGTCTGCCCGGTGGGGGCCATCGAGTACGAGCAGGCCGAGTCGTTCTCCGAAGAGGAGGTGGCTGCCGTGGTGGTGGCCACCGGGTTCGACCTGTACCCCCTGTCGGCCATGGCCGAGTACGGGGCCGGGCAGGTGCCCGACGTGATCGACGCCCTGGCCATGGAGCGGATGCTCTCGGCCTCGGGCCCCACCGCGGGCAAGGTGCTCCGGCCTTCGGACGGCACCGAGCCCAAGCACGTGGTGTTCATCCAGTGCTCGGGCAGCCGGGATCCCGAGAACCACCGGCCTTACTGCTCGCGGATCTGCTGCATGTACTCGGCCAAGCACGCCCGCCTGTACCGCCACAAGGTCCACGACGGCCGGGCCACCCTGTTCTACATGGACCTCAGGTGCACCGGGAAGGGCTACGAGGAGTTCCTGCAGCAGTCCACCGAGGAGGAGGGGCTGGTGTACGTGCGGGGCCGGGTGAGCCGGATCTTCCGGGAGGACGGCCGGGTCGTGGTGTGGGGCGCCGACACCCTCTCCGGCCAGGCCCTGGAGGTGAGGGCCGACATGGTGGTGCTGGCCCAGGCCCTGGTGCCCAACCCCGAGCAGGCGGAGTTGGCCCGGGTGCTGGGCATCGAGGTGGACGAGAACGGGTTCTTCCGCGAGACCCACTACAAGGTCGGCTCCACCGACACGGTGCGCGAGGGCGTGTTCGTGGCCGGATGCGCCCAGGGCCCCCGGGACATCGCCGACACGGTGGCCCACGCCTCGGCCGCGGCAAGCCGGGTGCAGGGGTTTTTGAAACGGCTGGGCGGCTAG
- a CDS encoding CoB--CoM heterodisulfide reductase iron-sulfur subunit B family protein: MNLTYFPGCTLYTKAKAFDEAAKRAGERLGFTLEEMPYWTCCGATFPLAEDYDMALASPTRVLARARKASDKLVTLCAVCHNVLKRTNHVMQTNPERRAKVTDFIDEDYAGDLAVLHYLEVLRDEVGFDALAEKVARRLEGLKVAPFYGCLLLRPKAEMQMDDPDRPRIFEDLLAALGAEPVDYPMKSECCGAFQVVHSDAMATRCSREIIGSARARGADLVVTACPLCQFNLDDRQAEMAKADKGFRGVPVLYFTELLAVALGEGLDLLSAERHAVDPVPVLQALGDEAA, from the coding sequence ATGAATCTCACGTACTTTCCCGGCTGCACCCTGTATACCAAGGCCAAGGCCTTCGACGAAGCCGCCAAAAGGGCGGGGGAACGTCTGGGGTTCACCCTGGAGGAGATGCCCTACTGGACCTGCTGCGGCGCCACCTTCCCCCTGGCCGAGGACTACGACATGGCCCTGGCCTCGCCGACCCGGGTGCTGGCCCGGGCCCGCAAGGCGTCGGACAAGCTGGTGACCCTGTGCGCCGTGTGCCACAACGTGCTCAAGCGCACGAACCACGTGATGCAGACCAACCCGGAGCGCCGGGCCAAGGTCACGGACTTCATCGACGAGGACTACGCGGGCGACCTGGCCGTGCTCCACTACCTGGAGGTGCTCCGGGACGAGGTGGGGTTCGACGCCCTGGCCGAGAAGGTGGCCCGGCGCCTCGAGGGGCTCAAGGTGGCCCCGTTCTACGGGTGTCTGCTCCTGCGGCCCAAGGCCGAGATGCAGATGGACGACCCCGACCGGCCCCGGATCTTCGAGGACCTGCTGGCCGCCCTGGGCGCGGAGCCCGTGGACTACCCCATGAAGAGCGAGTGCTGCGGCGCGTTCCAGGTGGTCCACTCCGACGCCATGGCCACCCGTTGCTCCCGGGAGATCATCGGCTCGGCCCGGGCCCGGGGCGCGGACCTGGTGGTGACCGCCTGCCCCCTGTGCCAGTTCAACCTGGACGACCGGCAGGCCGAGATGGCCAAGGCCGACAAGGGGTTCCGGGGCGTTCCGGTGCTCTACTTCACGGAGCTGCTGGCCGTGGCCCTGGGGGAGGGGCTCGACCTCCTCTCGGCCGAGCGCCACGCCGTGGACCCCGTGCCGGTCCTCCAGGCGCTCGGAGACGAGGCGGCATGA
- a CDS encoding 4Fe-4S dicluster domain-containing protein — protein MRVRIETEQIGNDRIRKIEEVAAQSVYRCYQCGKCSAACPATPEMDMLPNQVIRYLQLGLEERVLEANTPWICASCLQCRAVCPKGVDLARIMEAVRMLQLRKGRNEIRLQDLPPEYLKRVPQILLISASRKFVPLS, from the coding sequence ATGCGCGTGCGGATCGAAACGGAACAGATCGGAAACGACCGGATCCGGAAGATCGAGGAGGTGGCCGCCCAGAGCGTGTACCGGTGCTACCAGTGCGGCAAGTGCTCGGCCGCCTGCCCGGCCACGCCCGAGATGGACATGCTCCCCAACCAGGTGATCCGGTACCTCCAGCTCGGGCTCGAGGAGAGGGTGCTCGAGGCCAACACCCCGTGGATCTGCGCCTCGTGCCTCCAGTGCCGGGCCGTGTGCCCCAAGGGCGTGGACCTGGCCCGGATCATGGAGGCCGTGCGGATGCTCCAGCTGCGCAAGGGCCGAAACGAGATCCGGCTCCAGGACCTGCCCCCCGAGTACCTGAAGCGGGTCCCCCAGATCCTGCTGATCAGCGCGTCCCGCAAGTTCGTGCCGCTCAGCTGA
- a CDS encoding Fe-S-containing hydro-lyase, which translates to MIRLTPPLSDADVERLRAGDQVLLSGFVYTARDAAHARLVELIEKGEPLPFDLEGQIIYFVGPTPAPPGRPIGSAGPTTSYRMDPYSPVLVAHGLKGMIGKGKRSDEVKEALRRHKAVYFGAVGGAAALISKRILSAEIVAYEDLGPEAIRRLEVKDFPVVVVNDAHGGDLYEEGRKRYALEG; encoded by the coding sequence GTGATCCGGCTGACGCCACCCCTGTCCGACGCGGACGTGGAGCGCCTGCGCGCGGGCGACCAGGTGCTGCTGTCGGGGTTCGTGTACACCGCCCGCGACGCGGCCCACGCCCGGCTCGTGGAGCTGATCGAAAAGGGCGAGCCCCTGCCGTTCGACCTTGAGGGGCAGATCATCTACTTCGTGGGCCCCACCCCGGCCCCGCCGGGCCGGCCCATCGGCTCGGCCGGCCCCACCACCTCGTACCGGATGGACCCCTACAGCCCGGTGCTCGTGGCCCACGGCCTCAAGGGTATGATCGGCAAGGGCAAGCGCTCCGACGAGGTCAAGGAGGCCCTGCGGCGGCACAAGGCCGTGTACTTCGGGGCGGTGGGCGGGGCGGCAGCCCTGATCTCCAAGCGGATCCTCTCGGCCGAGATCGTGGCCTACGAGGACCTGGGCCCCGAGGCGATCCGCCGCCTCGAGGTGAAGGACTTCCCCGTGGTGGTGGTGAACGACGCCCACGGCGGCGACCTGTACGAAGAGGGCCGGAAGCGTTACGCGCTGGAAGGCTAG
- a CDS encoding fumarate hydratase: MREVSVERITEAVRRLSVEANTRLGDDVVAAFERFREGEQSPTGRDVLAQLLENARIARDEGLPLCQDTGFAVVFVDLGQDVHLVGGDLYEAVNEGVRQGYREGYLRKSIVADPLRRKNTGDNTPAVVHVRLVPGDRVRITFAPKGGGSENMSGIAMLKPADGVEGVKRFVIDRVRQAGPNPCPPTIVGVGIGGTFEIAALLAKRALLRPVGDRNPDPFYGDLEEELLAEVNRLGIGPAGLGGTTTSLDVHIEVHPCHIASLPVAVNIQCHSARHKEVEL, translated from the coding sequence ATGCGAGAGGTTTCCGTCGAGCGGATCACCGAGGCCGTGCGCCGGCTGTCGGTCGAGGCCAACACCCGGCTGGGCGACGACGTGGTGGCCGCGTTCGAGCGGTTCCGGGAGGGGGAGCAGAGCCCCACCGGCCGCGACGTGCTGGCCCAGCTGCTGGAGAACGCCCGGATCGCCCGGGACGAGGGCCTGCCCCTGTGCCAGGACACCGGGTTCGCCGTGGTGTTCGTGGACCTGGGCCAGGACGTGCATCTGGTGGGCGGCGACCTGTACGAGGCCGTGAACGAGGGGGTGCGGCAGGGCTACCGGGAGGGGTACCTGCGCAAGTCCATCGTGGCCGACCCCCTGCGGCGAAAGAACACCGGCGACAACACCCCGGCCGTGGTCCACGTGCGGCTGGTGCCCGGCGACCGGGTCCGGATCACGTTCGCGCCCAAGGGCGGGGGCAGCGAGAACATGAGCGGCATCGCCATGCTCAAACCCGCCGACGGGGTCGAGGGGGTGAAGCGGTTCGTGATCGACCGGGTGCGCCAGGCCGGCCCCAACCCCTGCCCGCCCACCATCGTGGGGGTGGGGATCGGGGGCACCTTCGAGATCGCAGCCCTCCTGGCCAAGCGGGCCCTGCTGCGGCCGGTGGGCGATCGGAACCCCGACCCGTTCTACGGCGACCTGGAGGAGGAGCTCCTGGCCGAGGTCAACCGCCTGGGCATCGGTCCGGCCGGGCTGGGCGGAACCACCACCAGCCTGGACGTGCACATCGAGGTCCACCCGTGCCACATCGCGAGCCTGCCGGTGGCCGTGAACATCCAGTGCCACTCGGCCCGGCACAAGGAGGTGGAGCTGTGA